TAGGATCCGGGAGGGACCCTCTCCGCACACGCGGGTCGTTCGAGCGACGAGAGCCCCGAAACGGTCGGGAAAACGCGCGGTGAGAAAGAGGACGACGAACCCCGTAGAGGCGACGCCGCTGAATAGGTAGAGCCCACCATTGTTCGGAATCAGGTCCGAAAAGAGCAACGCCGAGGCGCCGATGAGCAGCACCAGAAAGAACGAGTCGAGGATCCGCTCGGTCCCGGCGATGCCGACACACGTCGAGATCGAACTCAGGCCGCAATTCGCCATGAAGCCGACCTTGAGTGCTTCGCCCAGACGGAAGGGCAGGACATTGTTCCCGACGAACGCGATCGACTGCGCGCGATAGGATTCGCCGAGCGAGAAGCTGCCCGAGGCGTCGGCGAAGCGCTGAAGACGAATAGCCATCATGCTGAAGCCGCAGAACTTTGCAACCAGGGCGAGCGTGAGGAGCGGAACGCTCGCTGCTGCGAGATGCGATCCGACCTGGTCGAGATTCGTTTTGCGCAGGAGGAAGTAGATGAATCCGGCCGAGATCAGTCCCTGGATGAGGATCAAGGCGTGGCGCGAGAAACGCTTCATCACGATTCCTGAAGCTCCGGTCGGTGGAGCATGAAGGTCTGCAGGTCCACCGCGCTCGAGGGCGAGTTGCCCAATCGGCTGATCTGGAGTGCGGAAAGGCAGCTCGAGAAGTAGAGCGCGAGGTTCTTGTCCAGGCCGGAAACATCGCAGAGCGCGCTGCCGGCCAGGAAGACGTCCCCCGCACCAATTCCATCGATCGCGTTGTCGGCGAGTGCGGGCAGATACTCTGTAGCGAGCCGGTTGCCACCCTGCGGGTTCGGATAGAAGCGGATCGCGCCACGGTCGCCCATGGTCAGCAACAACTGTTCTGTCTCGGTTGCGGCCAGGTAGCGGGACGCGAGATTCGAAAGCCCGCTCTCCCGATCGCCGAGGGCGAAACGCAGTTCCTGCTCCGTCGGGGTAGTGAGTCGTGCACGCTTGTACTTGAGCAGATTGCTGCTGCCTCGCTGACTGACATCCACGTAAAAACGGAGCTCGCGTTTCAGGACGAACTCGTTGATGTCGCGAATCAGCTCTTCCCCGAACATTCCATAGCCGAAATCAAGCAGGACCACGCCATCGACGTCCCGACTGAGCTCCTCGAAACGTTCCATGAAGTCGCGCTGTTCCTGGCCGGAGAGCGGCGCGTGTTGACCGCGATTGATCTTGAGGACCTTCTGGCCACCGACCAGCATGCGCTGTTTCTGGCAGATCGAACGCCGCGGCGTGGAGATGAACTCCGATCCGACGCCGCCCAGTTCGAGTAACTGGTCGAAGGAGTCGCACAATGGCTCGCCTTCCGGACGCGTGGAGAGAAAGGTCGATTCGGCGCCGAACTGTGCGAGCTGGAGGGCGACGAGCCCGGCGCCGCCGAGATAGCTCTCTTCGGAGAGCGGCGTGACCGAGATGACGGGCGCCTCTTCGGCGACGTCCGCGGTTCCGCAATGGGTATAGACGTCGACGATCGGATCGCCGACCACGAGGAACCGCTTGTCCCAGAACGATCCCATGGCCTCGTTGATGCTGGAGAGTGTGATCCCGTTGCTCGAGCAGAAGAAGTCGAGACGCTGCGCCCGTTCGGAGAACCGGTCCCGGAAGCGGTCGATGATGTGGCTGGAGGAATAGACCACGTCGCCAGAACTGAAGACGACGCTCCCGCCGTACCCTTCGACGATGTGGCGCTCGCGCAGGAAACGCGCGTCTTC
This region of bacterium genomic DNA includes:
- a CDS encoding flippase-like domain-containing protein, with the translated sequence MKRFSRHALILIQGLISAGFIYFLLRKTNLDQVGSHLAAASVPLLTLALVAKFCGFSMMAIRLQRFADASGSFSLGESYRAQSIAFVGNNVLPFRLGEALKVGFMANCGLSSISTCVGIAGTERILDSFFLVLLIGASALLFSDLIPNNGGLYLFSGVASTGFVVLFLTARFPDRFGALVARTTRVCGEGPSRILTDHASQFARGVSALASGRVFLELVALTAGYWFFSTLSLCVLILACGIEVPWYAPIGVLVFVSLSTVIPSAPGFVGTYHYFAALALSLFGVGADVAASFAIVSHAVAIIPFTILLSPLVAKDIVALRRGGVSGGGSSAARMDTSMAEVSDGTV
- a CDS encoding adenylyltransferase/cytidyltransferase family protein, which translates into the protein MHPKVLSKEALLATREALRQVGKTLVQCHGCFDIVHPGHIRYLAYAKAQGDVLLVSVSSDQHVNKGYDRPFINENLRAENLAVLEFVDYVFVDDHDWAGPLLTDIQPDVYIKGKEYETNEDARFLRERHIVEGYGGSVVFSSGDVVYSSSHIIDRFRDRFSERAQRLDFFCSSNGITLSSINEAMGSFWDKRFLVVGDPIVDVYTHCGTADVAEEAPVISVTPLSEESYLGGAGLVALQLAQFGAESTFLSTRPEGEPLCDSFDQLLELGGVGSEFISTPRRSICQKQRMLVGGQKVLKINRGQHAPLSGQEQRDFMERFEELSRDVDGVVLLDFGYGMFGEELIRDINEFVLKRELRFYVDVSQRGSSNLLKYKRARLTTPTEQELRFALGDRESGLSNLASRYLAATETEQLLLTMGDRGAIRFYPNPQGGNRLATEYLPALADNAIDGIGAGDVFLAGSALCDVSGLDKNLALYFSSCLSALQISRLGNSPSSAVDLQTFMLHRPELQES